The following are from one region of the Cellulomonas sp. WB94 genome:
- a CDS encoding Lrp/AsnC family transcriptional regulator, giving the protein MAVHPSPSPVGRGDAPNDLRTDRGRRPGLDDVDRRLLALLERDGRMANNALAEAVGIAPSTCLARVRLLRESGVIRGFHADIDPAALGRGLRAMVAVRMQPGSRQQLAAFARHIAARPEILDVYFLAGADDFLVHVAVRDTEALRAFVVDQLSARPEVAVTQTSLIFEHMTPGGSTRG; this is encoded by the coding sequence ATGGCCGTACACCCTTCGCCGTCTCCGGTTGGCCGAGGCGATGCACCGAACGATCTGCGAACCGACCGCGGGCGGCGACCGGGGCTGGACGACGTCGACCGGCGCCTGCTCGCGCTGCTCGAGCGCGACGGACGGATGGCCAACAACGCGCTGGCCGAGGCAGTCGGGATCGCCCCGTCCACCTGCCTGGCGCGCGTGCGGCTCCTGCGTGAGTCGGGCGTCATCCGGGGCTTCCACGCGGACATCGACCCGGCGGCGCTGGGCCGGGGACTGCGCGCCATGGTGGCGGTGCGGATGCAGCCCGGCTCGCGCCAACAGCTCGCCGCCTTCGCCCGGCACATCGCTGCACGGCCCGAGATCCTCGACGTGTACTTCCTGGCCGGCGCCGACGACTTCCTCGTGCACGTCGCCGTCCGCGACACCGAGGCGCTCCGGGCGTTCGTCGTCGACCAGCTCAGCGCTCGCCCCGAGGTCGCGGTCACGCAGACCAGCCTCATCTTCGAGCACATGACGCCCGGTGGCTCGACCCGCGGCTGA
- a CDS encoding dihydrofolate reductase family protein: protein MTRTQYYVAASIDGYIADPAGSLDWLTPFEEVPGVTAHFEGFLEGVGAIAMGASTYEFLLGMGMDEWPYPHRRTWVFTHRDLPRFPGADLELTAEDVGAVHARMAVAAAGRNIWLVGGGGLVAQFAALGLLDELWLGVVPVVLGGGAPVLPLRLPGNLTLEDVTRFGAGFLELRYRVGAAAAEGEA, encoded by the coding sequence ATGACACGCACGCAGTACTACGTGGCCGCGAGCATCGACGGGTACATCGCGGACCCGGCCGGATCGCTCGACTGGTTGACACCGTTCGAGGAGGTTCCGGGCGTCACGGCCCACTTCGAGGGGTTCCTCGAGGGCGTCGGCGCGATCGCGATGGGCGCATCGACGTACGAGTTCCTGCTCGGCATGGGCATGGACGAGTGGCCGTACCCGCATCGGCGCACCTGGGTCTTCACGCACCGGGACCTGCCCCGGTTCCCGGGCGCCGACCTCGAGCTCACCGCGGAGGACGTGGGCGCCGTGCACGCCCGCATGGCGGTCGCGGCCGCCGGGAGGAACATCTGGCTCGTGGGCGGCGGCGGCCTCGTCGCCCAGTTCGCTGCGCTCGGGCTGCTCGACGAGCTGTGGCTCGGGGTGGTGCCCGTCGTCCTGGGTGGCGGCGCGCCCGTCCTGCCGCTGCGGCTCCCCGGGAACCTGACTCTCGAGGACGTGACGCGGTTCGGCGCCGGGTTCCTCGAGCTGCGGTACCGGGTGGGCGCGGCGGCCGCGGAGGGCGAGGCCTGA